A region of Simkaniaceae bacterium DNA encodes the following proteins:
- a CDS encoding ATP-binding protein, protein MEDNIKCNQALADKKHISLCNELSENIYIEADFNQLSLVLNNFLSNAIKFSKENSKIRIYTNTENQRVRLSVSDEGRGISEDFKNKIFQRFVQEGALEHHIQTGSGLGLYISKEIIQRLGGEIGFVSEEAKGATFYFEFPVILK, encoded by the coding sequence GTGGAAGATAATATAAAATGCAATCAGGCTTTAGCGGACAAAAAACACATCAGTCTCTGTAATGAGTTGTCGGAAAATATTTATATAGAGGCCGATTTTAATCAATTATCCCTAGTTCTTAATAATTTTTTATCAAATGCAATTAAGTTCTCCAAAGAGAATTCAAAGATTCGGATCTATACAAATACCGAGAACCAAAGAGTGCGTCTTTCCGTTTCAGATGAGGGGCGAGGGATTTCTGAGGATTTTAAAAACAAAATTTTTCAGAGGTTTGTCCAAGAGGGGGCTTTAGAGCATCATATACAAACCGGTTCGGGATTAGGTCTTTATATTTCTAAGGAAATTATTCAAAGATTGGGCGGAGAAATAGGCTTCGTCTCCGAAGAGGCAAAAGGAGCGACATTCTATTTTGAATTTCCTGTGATCTTGAAATAA
- a CDS encoding response regulator: MDTRALKKIMIIDDDDDLLKLIEFSFKKHPTFEVKYQNSGEEAVQVAINDPPDFILIDVMMPQMNGFQVLQALKNIPKLKATVFVFFTAKARENEVKDFLKEGAYDVITKPFDVIKLPQIILDIWQRYNASY; the protein is encoded by the coding sequence ATGGATACAAGAGCTTTAAAGAAGATCATGATCATTGATGATGATGACGATCTATTGAAACTGATTGAGTTTTCATTTAAGAAACACCCAACTTTTGAGGTCAAATATCAAAATTCGGGTGAAGAGGCTGTTCAAGTAGCTATCAATGATCCACCGGATTTTATATTAATTGATGTCATGATGCCGCAAATGAACGGTTTTCAAGTGCTTCAGGCCTTGAAAAATATCCCTAAATTAAAAGCAACCGTGTTTGTTTTCTTCACTGCAAAAGCTCGGGAAAATGAAGTCAAAGACTTTTTAAAGGAAGGGGCCTATGACGTCATTACAAAACCATTTGATGTCATTAAATTACCCCAAATCATTTTAGATATATGGCAACGGTATAACGCATCTTATTAA
- a CDS encoding Hpt domain-containing protein, protein MNQTPEGMSPDSYEKFLKDYRKEFPGKIKALREASHRLESSYNKEDLTAVRFIVHKIAGNGAIFGYPEASRICLEWDTRLSKMLEAFTGEAPSGAFFKELNSFINHLEKTCQKV, encoded by the coding sequence ATGAATCAAACACCGGAAGGGATGAGTCCCGACAGTTATGAAAAATTTTTGAAAGACTACCGAAAAGAATTTCCCGGAAAGATCAAGGCGCTTCGCGAGGCAAGCCATCGCTTAGAATCTTCTTACAACAAGGAAGATCTGACGGCCGTGCGCTTTATCGTGCATAAGATTGCCGGCAATGGGGCTATTTTCGGCTATCCTGAAGCATCTCGAATTTGTTTAGAGTGGGATACTAGACTATCTAAAATGCTTGAAGCATTCACGGGTGAAGCTCCTTCCGGAGCGTTTTTTAAGGAGCTCAATTCCTTTATCAATCATCTCGAAAAAACATGTCAAAAAGTTTAA
- a CDS encoding HD domain-containing protein → MAHLKKIYDALHGFIYLDPVEYAVAQTGAFRRLIGIRQLGVAHLVYPGATHSRFEHSLGVMNIASQIFDRLIEKGVGDVEMASLYEHAPLYRRVLRLGALCHDLGHLPFSHTAEHSIFPDKGHEWMTLQIIEQSELRKIFEAMRGEYRSIGIDPLEMVIKLAIGPKKMKELRPEWGHFSSIEKVLSQMITDDFLGADRMDYLLRDARSTGVPYGAFDYLQLIEMMALIRHEEGGIELGIEEEGLQACESLLLARYFMFNRIYQYPLVKALAFHLTKIIEAYFKERDLTGDINAYLNICDSDIWVEVKRIAQDKQHPLFVHASALMHPTTAYKVIKIPHAELALVDAFKEMTSQFFIEVNPFAIQSRPLDFSVRKKDQTLWQAHQLTELKIPSPKFHLIYAHPDLLDQVESAIKNKAIQ, encoded by the coding sequence ATGGCGCACTTAAAAAAAATCTACGATGCTTTGCATGGGTTTATTTATTTAGATCCTGTTGAGTATGCCGTGGCTCAGACCGGAGCTTTCCGAAGGTTGATCGGCATCCGGCAGCTTGGTGTGGCTCACTTAGTCTATCCCGGTGCCACGCATAGTCGCTTTGAACACTCCCTTGGTGTGATGAATATCGCCAGTCAAATTTTTGATCGCCTGATTGAAAAGGGGGTTGGTGATGTTGAGATGGCTTCTTTATATGAGCATGCTCCACTCTATCGAAGAGTGCTCCGCTTAGGGGCCCTTTGCCATGATTTAGGTCACCTTCCCTTTTCTCATACTGCCGAGCATTCTATTTTTCCCGACAAGGGGCATGAGTGGATGACGCTTCAAATCATCGAGCAGAGTGAGTTGAGAAAAATCTTTGAGGCGATGAGAGGGGAATACCGATCGATTGGTATCGATCCTCTTGAAATGGTGATTAAGCTCGCGATTGGCCCCAAAAAAATGAAAGAACTCAGGCCTGAGTGGGGTCATTTTTCTTCGATTGAAAAAGTTCTCTCGCAGATGATCACCGATGACTTTTTAGGTGCAGATAGAATGGACTATCTCTTGCGCGATGCAAGATCAACGGGCGTTCCTTATGGAGCGTTTGATTATTTACAGCTCATTGAAATGATGGCCCTTATTCGGCATGAAGAGGGAGGTATTGAGCTCGGGATTGAGGAGGAGGGGCTTCAGGCCTGTGAATCACTACTTCTCGCGCGCTATTTTATGTTTAATCGCATCTATCAATACCCCCTTGTGAAGGCGCTTGCATTTCATTTAACAAAGATCATTGAAGCTTATTTTAAGGAGCGTGACTTAACGGGTGATATCAATGCTTATCTCAATATTTGCGATAGTGATATTTGGGTTGAGGTCAAGCGCATTGCTCAAGACAAGCAGCACCCGCTTTTTGTGCATGCAAGCGCGCTTATGCATCCGACAACTGCCTATAAAGTGATTAAAATCCCCCATGCCGAATTAGCCCTTGTTGATGCTTTTAAGGAAATGACAAGTCAGTTTTTTATTGAAGTGAATCCGTTTGCAATTCAGTCAAGACCGCTTGATTTTTCAGTACGAAAAAAAGATCAAACCTTATGGCAAGCCCATCAACTCACCGAATTGAAAATTCCCTCACCAAAATTCCACCTCATTTATGCCCACCCCGATCTGTTAGATCAGGTTGAAAGCGCGATAAAGAATAAGGCGATCCAATGA
- a CDS encoding NAD-dependent malic enzyme: MGMLKKDANDNRIEIALPPERILKDPTLNKGTAFTHEERKELGLTGFLPYAEMDIQTQIHRRYLNFKETKGAFARYRLFKDLRERNEVLYFRMILEYVDEVLPYIYTPMVGEAAQKFSAHYTHHRGIFFSYPFKDQIQSIVDHIPQEDIRVIVITDGGRILGLGDMGAGGMAIPIGKLDLYCLFAGIHPSHVLPVMLDVGTDNPELLEDDLYVGYPHHRIKGEAYDQFVDEVVNALMKRYPQALLQWEDFPKDHARTLLYRYQDQFLSFNDDIQGTAAAVLAGIKTALKSSKQKLGEQNIAILGGGSAGIGVAQLIVEAMKREGLDEGQARRQLYIVDVNGLLLDHHKGLDESQKAFAHLSDSIKTWEIETIDHVSLFDVVRSAKPSILIGLSSQTGAFTEDIIKMMASNSRHPIILPLSNPTSKSEAHPADVLKWTEGRALIATGSPFNPVLFEGLAIDVAQCNNVYVFPGLGLGLIIVGAKKVTTEMFLVAVEVLSDYASEHNPTQLFPEIKHLREASKQIAIAVAKYVIEMGLATLPIQEDEIEEKVDAFIWYPEYPHFKRPL, translated from the coding sequence GTGGGCATGTTGAAGAAAGACGCTAATGATAACAGGATTGAGATTGCACTGCCTCCGGAGCGAATTTTAAAGGACCCGACTCTCAACAAGGGAACGGCATTTACGCATGAAGAGCGCAAAGAGCTCGGGCTCACCGGTTTTCTTCCCTATGCTGAAATGGATATACAAACTCAAATCCATCGCCGTTACCTCAACTTTAAAGAGACAAAAGGGGCATTTGCCCGCTATCGCTTGTTCAAGGATTTGCGCGAGCGCAATGAGGTGCTCTATTTTCGGATGATTTTAGAGTATGTTGATGAGGTTTTGCCCTATATCTATACCCCGATGGTAGGGGAGGCGGCCCAAAAATTTAGCGCCCATTACACGCATCATCGTGGGATTTTTTTCTCCTATCCATTCAAAGATCAAATTCAAAGTATTGTCGATCATATTCCTCAGGAAGATATTCGAGTGATTGTGATAACAGATGGAGGGCGTATTTTAGGATTGGGGGATATGGGTGCAGGTGGGATGGCCATTCCTATTGGCAAACTCGATTTGTATTGCCTTTTTGCCGGGATCCATCCTTCCCATGTTTTGCCTGTAATGCTCGATGTGGGGACTGATAATCCCGAACTACTTGAAGATGACCTATATGTCGGATACCCACACCACAGAATTAAAGGCGAAGCATATGATCAATTTGTCGATGAAGTCGTGAATGCTCTGATGAAGAGATATCCTCAAGCGCTCTTACAATGGGAAGATTTTCCTAAAGATCATGCGCGTACGCTTTTATATCGCTATCAAGACCAATTCCTCTCATTTAATGATGATATCCAGGGGACGGCTGCTGCTGTTTTAGCCGGGATTAAAACCGCTCTTAAAAGCTCTAAACAAAAACTTGGAGAGCAAAATATTGCTATACTAGGCGGGGGGTCTGCAGGAATTGGTGTGGCGCAGCTCATTGTAGAGGCTATGAAGCGAGAGGGCCTTGATGAGGGGCAAGCGCGGCGACAACTCTATATTGTTGATGTGAATGGCCTTCTTCTCGACCATCACAAAGGCCTTGATGAGAGCCAAAAAGCATTTGCACATTTAAGTGACTCTATAAAAACATGGGAGATTGAAACGATCGATCATGTGTCTTTATTCGATGTCGTTCGAAGTGCAAAACCTTCTATTTTAATTGGACTTTCTTCGCAAACGGGTGCTTTTACGGAGGATATTATTAAAATGATGGCGTCTAATAGTAGACATCCGATTATTTTACCGCTTTCTAATCCAACGTCTAAATCTGAAGCACATCCGGCTGATGTGCTTAAGTGGACAGAGGGAAGAGCTTTGATTGCAACGGGTAGCCCGTTTAATCCGGTGCTATTTGAAGGTTTAGCAATAGACGTTGCGCAGTGCAATAATGTCTATGTTTTTCCCGGACTTGGACTGGGGCTCATCATTGTTGGGGCAAAAAAAGTGACGACAGAGATGTTTTTAGTCGCTGTTGAGGTTTTAAGTGATTATGCCTCTGAGCACAACCCCACACAACTATTCCCTGAGATTAAACATTTAAGGGAAGCCTCTAAACAAATTGCCATTGCCGTTGCAAAATACGTGATCGAAATGGGGCTTGCAACACTTCCAATTCAAGAAGATGAGATTGAAGAGAAGGTGGATGCTTTTATTTGGTATCCCGAATACCCGCATTTCAAACGTCCGCTATG